Proteins encoded within one genomic window of Amorphoplanes friuliensis DSM 7358:
- a CDS encoding phytanoyl-CoA dioxygenase family protein: MTSWFSAADCRLSDFRAVVERQTDRAGYPHAADVRQNVLIYDRTVLDGDRREVQAELARALMDGPGIVVFTGAFAADVVDRATGVFAALIDEQKASGAVAGDHFAKPGANDRIWGGQEKFALRDPEVFADYYDNATLALICEAWLGLGYQVTSQVNVVNPGGQAQVAHRDYHLGFMSREQAQSYPAHIHALSPVLTLQGAIAHIDMPVETGPTLYLPHSQKYPAGYIAFHQPEFTAYFEENHVQLPLAKGDAVFFNPALFHGAGTNRSADVKRMANLLQVSSAFGRAMESQDRAAMCRALYPVLQKFEGNVGNVIAASAEGYAFPTNLDRDQPIGGLAPQTQAELMHQALAEKWDPTQLSEALNAQYERRS, translated from the coding sequence ATGACTTCCTGGTTCTCGGCGGCCGACTGCCGCCTCTCAGACTTCCGGGCCGTGGTCGAGCGGCAGACGGACCGGGCCGGCTACCCCCACGCCGCCGACGTGCGGCAGAACGTCCTGATCTACGACCGCACGGTGCTCGACGGTGACCGCCGCGAGGTGCAGGCCGAGCTGGCCCGCGCGCTGATGGACGGCCCGGGCATCGTCGTCTTCACGGGCGCCTTCGCCGCGGACGTCGTCGATCGGGCGACCGGCGTCTTCGCCGCGCTGATCGACGAGCAGAAGGCCTCCGGAGCGGTCGCCGGCGACCACTTCGCCAAGCCGGGTGCCAACGACCGCATCTGGGGCGGGCAGGAGAAGTTCGCCCTGCGTGACCCCGAGGTTTTCGCCGACTACTACGACAACGCCACCCTCGCGCTGATCTGCGAGGCCTGGCTGGGCCTCGGTTACCAGGTCACGTCCCAGGTCAACGTGGTGAACCCGGGCGGGCAGGCCCAGGTCGCCCACCGCGACTATCACCTGGGTTTCATGTCCCGGGAGCAGGCACAGAGTTACCCCGCGCACATCCACGCGCTGTCACCCGTGCTGACCCTGCAGGGTGCGATCGCGCACATCGACATGCCGGTGGAGACCGGTCCGACGCTCTACCTCCCGCATTCGCAGAAGTACCCGGCCGGTTACATCGCGTTCCACCAGCCGGAGTTCACCGCGTACTTCGAGGAGAACCACGTGCAGTTGCCGCTGGCCAAGGGCGACGCGGTGTTCTTCAACCCGGCGCTGTTCCACGGCGCGGGCACCAACCGCAGCGCGGACGTGAAGCGGATGGCCAACCTGTTGCAGGTCTCGTCGGCGTTCGGACGGGCGATGGAGAGCCAGGACCGCGCGGCGATGTGCCGGGCCCTCTATCCGGTGCTGCAGAAGTTCGAGGGCAACGTCGGCAACGTCATCGCCGCCTCCGCCGAGGGTTACGCGTTCCCCACCAACCTCGACCGTGACCAGCCGATCGGTGGCCTCGCGCCGCAGACCCAGGCCGAGCTCATGCACCAGGCGCTCGCCGAGAAGTGGGATCCGACACAGCTCTCCGAGGCCCTGAACGCCCAGTACGAGAGGCGATCTTGA
- a CDS encoding LacI family DNA-binding transcriptional regulator, protein MKHPYRIREIAAQSGLSPATVDRVLHGRGGVRGSTVREVEQAIADLDGQRSQLRIGGRTFMVDVIVQAPRRFSATVRTALEAELPAMRPAVIRSRFHLLDSPAVGDLVGVLERVARKGSHGVILKAPDVPEVVEAVARFTDRGTPVVTLVTDLPTSARAAYVGIDNRAAGATAAYLVEQWLAGRAGDVLVVRGHGSFRGEDEREMGFRAEMRALATGRRLVEVVDEEDRADAVHIGTREALAAHPSVRAVYSLYAGAGGNTAVADAFAKQQRTYDVFVAHDLDEENTALLRGRRISAVLHHDLRTDMRRACQVIMQAQGALPGPVRSTPSAIQVITPHNAPPAEL, encoded by the coding sequence GTGAAGCACCCGTACCGGATCCGCGAGATCGCCGCCCAGTCCGGCCTCAGCCCCGCCACCGTGGATCGGGTGCTGCACGGCCGCGGCGGGGTTCGCGGCAGCACCGTGCGCGAGGTCGAGCAGGCCATCGCCGATCTCGATGGGCAGCGGTCCCAGCTCCGGATCGGTGGCCGGACCTTCATGGTCGACGTGATCGTGCAGGCACCACGGCGGTTCTCGGCCACCGTCCGCACGGCGCTGGAGGCCGAACTGCCCGCGATGCGCCCGGCCGTCATCCGGTCGCGGTTCCACCTGCTCGACAGCCCGGCGGTCGGCGATCTGGTCGGCGTCCTGGAACGTGTCGCCCGTAAGGGCTCGCACGGGGTGATTCTCAAGGCGCCGGACGTACCGGAGGTGGTCGAGGCGGTTGCACGGTTCACCGATCGCGGCACCCCGGTGGTCACGCTGGTCACGGACCTGCCGACCAGCGCGCGGGCCGCGTACGTGGGTATCGACAATCGTGCCGCCGGTGCGACCGCGGCGTACCTGGTGGAGCAGTGGCTGGCCGGCCGGGCGGGTGACGTGCTCGTGGTGCGCGGGCACGGCTCGTTCCGCGGTGAGGACGAGCGGGAGATGGGCTTCCGGGCCGAGATGCGGGCACTGGCCACCGGGCGCCGGCTGGTCGAGGTTGTGGACGAGGAGGACCGCGCGGACGCCGTGCACATCGGCACCCGCGAGGCCCTGGCCGCTCACCCGTCCGTGCGTGCGGTCTATTCGCTCTACGCCGGTGCGGGCGGCAACACCGCGGTGGCTGACGCCTTCGCGAAGCAGCAGCGGACCTACGACGTTTTTGTCGCGCACGACCTCGACGAGGAGAACACGGCACTGCTGCGCGGGCGGCGGATCTCGGCCGTGCTGCACCACGATCTGCGGACGGACATGCGCCGGGCATGCCAGGTGATCATGCAGGCGCAGGGTGCGCTGCCCGGCCCGGTGCGGTCCACACCGTCGGCGATCCAGGTGATAACGCCACACAATGCACCGCCCGCAGAACTTTGA